The stretch of DNA AAAGCGCCAGTAGTCGTAGTTCTCGGTCATGTTCAGGTAGTTGTCGAGCGTGGGCGTAAAGAACAACAGGAACTCGGGCTTCACCGCATCTGCGTCGGTCTTGAAGCTGGTCAGGATCATCCAGAAGATCGGGAAGAAGAACAGCAGGCCCACGATCCATGCCAGAACCGGTCGGCTGACCTTTGAAAAGCGGGATGTTTCTGCAACGATGGCCATAGTGCTTACTCCATCAATGTCTTGCCGATCATCCGCAGCAGGAAGATGGCAACGATGTTGGCGAGGATGACGGCAAAGATGCCCGTGGCACTGGCGGCGCCAATATTGTTGTTGGCAAACTCACCGATCAAATAAGGCAGGTTCTTGTTCCCGTTGCCGCGGCTGACAATCTCAATCTCGGCATAAAGCGACAGGTGAAAGATCGCCTGGATCATCACCACGATGGCGATGGGGCGCGACAGGTGCGGCAGGGTCAGGAACCGGAACTGCGACCATGTGCTTGCACCGTCCAGCACGGCGGCCTCTTTCTGCTGCTGATCCTCGGATTGCAGCGAGGTCATGAAGATCAGGACGGCAAACGGTGTCCACTGCCACGTCACCATGATGATGACGGCATAGGCCGAGGTTTGCGTGGCGCGGAACGAAATCGGTTCAAGCTGCGGCCAAAGGGAAAAGAACCACCCGACGCCCGGCGCGTTTTGAAGCGATGTGATCACGCCGTTGATGCCGCCGACGGCCAAGCCTTGTAGACCCAGCACCGGATCGAGGATCATGTTGATCCACAGCACCGCATTCACGGCGGGCATCACGAAGAAGGGCGAGATCAAAAGCACCCGCACGATGCCCTGTCCAGGGAATGACTTGTTGATCAGGACGGCGATTAGGACGCCCAGGATAACGGTCAGAAAAAGGATGCTGCACACGATCACCAGACTGTTCTGTATGGCGAACAGGAAATCCTTGTTGTTCAGCACGAATTGGTAGTTGCCGAAGCCCCGCCAGTTGCTCAAGGAAGGCGATGTCCACTCCGGGCGGCGCAGGCTGTTCAGCACATAGCGGATGAACGAAAAGTATAGTGTCATCCCCAGCGGGATCAGCATCCAGATCAACAGCAGCACAACGGCCGGTGTTTGAAGGAGGCGGGGAAGCTTTCTGTCGGACATGACCCTAAACCCCGGCGCCGCGCTATTCATGCGGTGCCAATTGGAACGAAGTTGTGTTTTGCGAATACCAGCTTAGGCCAAATGCGGTTCCGCGGAACCCTTCTGACCAAACCAAGGCGCTGGTTTGGGTGGGAGGACCGCCAGAGCGGACCTCCCGTAAGTCTGGGAAGACTTAGTAGTAACCGGCTTCGCGCATGATCGCGTCGGCCGCATCTTGCGATGCTGCGATGGCATCATCCACCGACTTCGCACCCGACAGCGCCGCGGCCATTTCCTGAGCGACGGCAGATCCAACCTCGGGGAATTCCGGGATCGCTGCGAACTGAACACCGACATAGGGCTTCAGGTCTGTGGCTTCAGGTGCCGCCGACTCGATGGCTGCCAGTTCCGCTGAGGCAAAGCCCGCAACGGCCTGGAAGTCCGCGTTGGCATATGTGGATGCACGCTGGCCTGTCGGGACCTTGGCCCAACCGAACTCAGGGTGATCTGCAACGGCCTGCACGTACTCTTTGGACGTGGCCCACTCGATAAAGGCTTTTGCCTCTTCTGCGTTTTCGGTGCCTGCGGGCACGGCCATGGCCCAGGCCCACAGCCAGTTCGCACCAACCGGGTTACCGGCATTCGGCGACTGCGCGTATGCGACACCGTCCACTTCCAGGAAAGACGCCGCGATCGTCGCGTCGATCCACATGCCGCACTTGCCTTCGTTGTACAGCGCGAGGATCTCGTTGAACGAGTTGCCTTCGGATCCGGGCGGGCCGTAGTTGCCCAACAGATCAACATAGAAGTTGATCGCAGCACGCCACTCGTCGCTGTCGATGGTCGGCTTGTAGTCCGCGTCGAACCAGGCACCACCGAACGAGTTCACGACGGTCGTGATGAACGCCATGTTGTCGCCCCAGCCCGGCTTGCCGCGCAGGCACGCGCCATAGACACCATTGTCGGGATCGTGGATCGCCGCGGCAGCAGCCTTGACGTTGTCCCAGCTGTCGTTGTCGGCAATTGTGACACCGGCGGCATCGGTCAGGTCCTTGCGGTACATGACCATGGACGATTCACCGTAGAATGGTGCCGCGTACATCGTGCCTTCGTGGGATAGACCAGCGCGCATCGCGGGCAGAATGTCGTCCACGTCGTACTCAGCGCCGAACTCCAGCGGCTCGATCCAGCCGGCGGCTCCCCAGATGGGCGCTTCCTGCATGCCGATGTTGATGATGTCGTACTGACCGCCACCGGTTGCCGTGTCGGACGTGACCTGCTCGCGCAGCACGCCTTCTTCCAGCGACACCCACTCCAGCTGAACGCCGGTTTCTTCGGTATAGGCCTCTGCGACCTTCTGCATGTTGATCATGTGACCGTTGTTCACGATCGCGATGGTGAGCGATTTTGCGTGGCCGTCGGCCAGTGCGCCCGTCGCCGTGACCAGCGACAGCGCCGTCGCCGCACGAAGTGCGTTCTTAAGGTACATCCGACTCCTCCCTTGATTGGATGTTGCGTACAAAACGGTACTGTCAGAACTGTCGCTGCGTCAAATTATTTTTTACGCGCGTAAAGAATTTGCGATAATGTTCGCAAATTCAGAGCCTAAGCCGAATCTCGCATGATCAAACGGGCCGAAAACAGAGTTTCTTCCCGCGTCGAAAAGCGGCCACCCGATTCGATGAGGTGAAACAGTGTGTCCACGGCATGACCCGACACATTGGCATAGTCATGGGCCGCCGTGGTCAAGGCGGGACATGTGTACCGAGAGAACGGGTGATCGTCATGGGATGCGATACGCAGGTCATGCCCCGCGTCGCGGCCAACTCTGTAGCCTGCCTCGTAGCAGGCAGACAGCAGGCCGATGGCCAACCGGTCGTTGCTGCACAGGATCGTGTCCGTAGTCAGTGCCTTGCGCGCTAGGATGTCATGACCCCCTTTGCGCCCGATCTCTTCAAACGCCCAGCCGGTACCGTCTATCTGCAGCATATGTGGTTCCAGCCCCAGCCGCTCCATCATATCGAGGTAGGCCCGGCGGCGTTTGTTCGCATTCGGGTTGGCCGGGTGCTTCATCTCGAAAAAGCTGGGCGGTTCGCCGGTTCGGCTCAGGTATTCAACGGTTTGGGACACAAAACTGTAATTGTCCGACCCGACAAACGCCTCGCCCATCCCTTCGATATTGCTGTCAAACAGCACAGTGGGCACGTCCCGGCAGAAGCTTTCTACGACCGACTTGTCGGATGTCCGCCCCAACGGTGCGAGCAAGACCCCCGCTGGTTTCAGCGACCGCAAGGTGTCGAGAATATCGCGTTCCTGTTCTGCTTCGCCGTGCGAACTGAACAGCGATGGCGAAAACCCGGCTTCGATACAGCGCTGTTCGATCACGCGTGCGATCTCGCCGAAAAACGGGTCGGTAAGGTACGGCACGACGATCCCGATATTCTTGGTCAGCTGCCGGTTCTGGTTCATCGCATAGATGTTGGGCCGGTAATCATATTGCTCGATCGCCGCTTCGATCCGTGCGCGGGTTGAGGCGCGCACGCTTGTCGGATCGTTGAAATACTTCGACACGGTCGGGCGCGAAATGCCGCTGACCGATGCGAACTCCTCCATGTTGCGGATCTTGCGCTCGCCCATGTCGTCCCTATCCCAGGCCCGTCGCAGGGTGCAATCGCAGGCCGATACCGAATGACGGTAGTCAAAATTATTTCCGCGCGCAAATTTTTGCTGTCCCGGTCGCACGAGTGCCGCGCGCCAGGGCAAATCGAACCCGGCAAACGGCACCCCAATTATACAGACAACGCAAAGAACGCCCTCCGCCGGATCGGATCCTCGCCCTGAGATTTTGAATGCAACCGGTTGCAAAATGCGGCGACTCGCATATCATCGCCCCGTCGCCAGCCAGAGACTCAGTCCGAGGAGAGACGGTTTCCGGTCGGCGGTCCGGCAAAAAACGGCGTGATCCGGACACGCACCTTGGGAGGAAACCATGAAGAAATTTGTGACAGTGGGCGCACTCGCCATGCTGATGGGCGGCACGGCCATGGCCGAAACCATCGGCGTGTCCGTGGCCCGGTTTGACGACAACGGCCTGACCATCATGCGCAACGGCATGACCGACCACGTGGAAACGCTGGACGGTGTCGAACTGATCATGGAAGACGCGCAGGACGACGTGGCGCGCCAGCTTGACCAGATCAACAACTTCATCGCATCCGGCGTGGACGCGATCATCGTGAACGCGGTCGATACCAACGCGACCCAGGCGATGAGCCAGGCGGCCGAGGCAGCCGGCGTGCCATTGGTCTACGTGAACCGCCAGCCCATCAACATGGACACGCTGCCCGAGAGCCAGGCCTTCGTTGCCTCGAACGAGATTGAAAGCGGCACCCTGAAGGCGTTTGAAATCTGCAAGAACCTGCGCGCCGCTGGCAAGTCGGGTGGCGCGACGGCCTACATGCTGATGGGCCAGTTGTCGAACCAGGCCGCCGTGCAACGCTCCAAGGACGTCGAGGACGTGCTTGGCATGGACATGTGCAACTTCATCACCCTGATCGACAGCCAGACCGCCAACTGGTCGCGCGACCAGGCGCAGGACCTGATGACCAACTGGATTTCCTCGGGTGAGCCGTTTGACGCGGTCTTTGCCAACAACGACGAAATGGCCATTGGCGCGATCCAGGCGATGAAATCGGCGGGCATCTCCATGGACGACGTGCAGGTGGGCGGCGTCGACGCAACCCCCGACGCGCTGGTGTCGATGCAGGCCGGCGACATGGATGTGACCGTATTCCAGGATCTGGCAGGGCAAGGCGCAGGCTCCATCGACACGGCGCTCAAGCTGGCCGCGGGCGAAGATGTCGACAAAACCGTCTTCATCCCCTTCAAGCTGGTCACACCGGACAACGTGTCCGAATTCCTGAACTAGGCCAGACAACAGGGTCGGGCGGGGCATCTGTGCCGCCCGACCTCTCACCCTGACAAAAGAAGCGGCCCCGCAGGACCGCTCAACCAGGAGGCACCCATGGCCGACGCATCGCAAGGCACCGGCGGGCTGACATTCGACAGTAAGAGGCGGGCTTGGCCGAACGAGCTCAACATCTTTTTCGCGCTGATCCTGATCATCTTGGCCTTCGAGGCTGCGGGGCAACTGCTGCCCTACATGAACGGGCAAAGCTTTCTCTTCGACACGCGCGACCGCTTTGACAGCATCTTCAACGAAGCCCGCCTGCGCATCATCATCCTGCAGGTCGCCATCATCGGTATCATCGCGCTGGGGGTGACGCAGGTCATCATTTCGGGCGGCATCGACCTCAGTTCCGGCCCGCTGGTGGGCGCCACTGCAATGATCGTAATGTCCTTCGCCCAGACCGAACTGGTCAATGGCGGCCCCAACCCCAAGGCGGTGTTCGGCGATTGGGCCTTTGACCTGCCGGTGATCGTGCCGCTGATCGTCGGGCTCAGTTTCGGGGCCTTCATCGGCGCCATCAACGGCAGCCTCATCGCATATACCAAGATCCCGCCCTTTATCGCGACGCTGGGCATGTTCCTGATCTGCCGCGGCATCGCGCAGGCCTGGACACGCGGACAGCCCGTGTCATTCCCGACGGAAAGCTACGCGCTGATCGGCAAGGGGATGATGCCCGTCTATCTGTTTCTCGCCCTCGCGATCCTGTTCCATTTCATCCTGAAATACACTGTCTACGGCAAACACACCTATGCGATCGGCTCGAACGAAGACGCGGCACGCATGTCCGGCATCAACGTCAAACGGCACAAGGTGCTGGTCTACATGATCGCCTCGATGCTCGCCGCCTTCGCCGCCATCGTGCTCAGTTCCAAGAACCTGACAGCACAATCCGGCATGGGCATCTTCTACGAACTCTACGCCATCGCCATGGCCGTCATCGGCGGCGTCAGCCTGACCGGCGGGCGCGGCTCGATCATCGGCACGGTGCTTGGCGCCATGGTCTTCGGCGTCATCCAGTCCGGGTTCACCTACATCAAGCTCGACGCCTTCTACCAGTTGATGGCGATGGGCGCGATCATCATCGGCGCGGTGGTGCTGGACAAGGTCCGGCAAGAACGCGCGGCCATGCGAAGTTGAGGGAGGCGATCATGAGCGACGATATTGTCCTGGAGACGCGGGGACTCACCAAGCATTACGGCGGTGTCCACGCCCTGAACGATGCCAACTTTACCCTGAAAAAGGGCGAGCACGTGGCGATCATGGGCGACAACGGCGCGGGCAAATCCACCTTTGTCCGCCAGATCACCGGGGTCGAACAGCGCACGCGCGGCGACATCATGTTCTACGGTGAACCGGTGAACTTCGCCGGCCCACTGGACGCGCGCGAGGCGGGGATCGAAACCGTGTTCCAGACGCTGGCGCTCGCTGACGATCTGGACGTCCCCGACAACCTGTTCCTGGGCCGTGAAAAGACCAGATTCGATTGGCTCGGCCCCTTCCGGCTGCTGGATTACAAGGCGATGCGGCAGGCCACCATGGACGGGCTGGAAAAGACGGCTGTGAAGATCCCCAACATACGGAACACCATCCGCAACATGTCCGGCGGTCAGCGGCAATGCGTGGCGATTGCGCGCACGGCAACCTTCCACTCACGGCTCACCATCATGGACGAACCCACCGCGGCGCTGGGCGTACAGGAGACGGCGCAGGTCGAAAACATCATCCGCACATTGAAGGACCAGGGCGAGCCGCTGATCCTTGTCAGCCACAACATGCGGCAGGTGTTTGACTTGGTGGACCGGATCGTGGTCTTCCGGCGCGGACGCATTTGCGCGAATTTAGCCAAGGAAGACACCGATGGGCAGGACGTGGTCGCCTATATCACGGGCGCCAAGACGCAGGAGGGGTACGAGGACGCGGCCTGAGGGCGCGCGATGCTGAACCTCGACCATCCGTTTTTTGCGCAGCTCTGGCGGCGGCAGTTGACAGTGATCATCTGTGTGGTGTGGGGGCTGTTTGAACTGGCCACCGGCCAGATGGTATGGGCGGCGATTTTCCTTGGCATCGCGGCCTTCGCGTTCTGGCAGTTCCGCAAGGTTGACTGGTCCAGATACGATGGCGGGCACTGATCTATGGCGGTGACGCTCAAGGATGTCGCCGAACGGGCGGGGGTGTCGCGCTCTGCCGTGTCGCGCTGTTTCACGCCGGGCGCGTCGATCAGCGGGAAGACGCGCGAGAAGGTGGAGAAGGCGGCAGCGGAGTTGGGATACAGTCCCAACGCGCTGGCCTCATCCCTCACCACCGGACGAACCAAGCTGGTTGGGGTGATCTCGAACAACTTTCACAACCCGATCTTTCTGGAAGTCTTTGACCTGGTCACGCGCGAGCTTCAGTCCCGCGGGCTGCGCCCCTTGCTGGTGAACCTTTCGGATGAGACGGACCCGTCGAACTCGGTGCGCCTGCTGCAGCAATACTCGGTGGATGCGGTCATCGTGGCCTCCTCCACGCTGCCGGTCAGTTTTGCGGAGAGTTTTCATGAGGCGGGGATGCGGGTCGTGCATTCCTTCGGGCGGCTCACGGACGCGCCGAAAATCAACGTTCTTGGGATCGATAATATCGAGGCCGGGCGGATCGCGGCGCGGGAGCTGATCCGGCGGGGGTATCGGCGGGTCGGGTTCCTGGCGGGGCCGCTCAGCGCCACCTCGACCCGAGACCGGCACACCGGATTTGCAGAGGAATTGGGGCGACATCCGGACGTGTTGCTTTCGGTCAGCTATGCCGCCGCCTATTCCTTCAATGCGGGTCGGGACGAGATGGCGCGGCTGCTCGCCATGGGGCCGGTGGAGGCGTATTTCTGCGGGGATGATGTGCTGTCTATCGGGGCCCTTTCGGCAATCCGGGAGGCGGGGCTTTCGGTGCCGGGGGATGTGGGGATTCTGGGCCTCAATAACATGGAAATGGCGGCTTGGGAGCTGATTGATCTGACCACGATTCACAACCCGATTGATGAGATCGTGCGGACCTCTGTGGACCTTGTGGAGGCGATGCTGGACGGGGAGGAGACGGTGGCGCAGTCCCTTTCTTTTGACTGCCATGTGGTCGAGAGAGGGACTTTGAGGCCGGTTTCGGGCTGAGGCGTGTCCCTGCGTGGGACAGGCGTGGGACCGTGGAATATCAAGGGCTTGCAGAGGCGGCTTAACCAAATTTTAGGGTTTGGTCGGCCGGATGGGTGCGCCGAAGGGGGGCTGGATCGGCGGTTTCGGTGGAGCGCGGATGTGTTTGCGGGGCCGGGTCAACGAGTGCTTAGGAGGCCGTCATGGAGGGCTGTTCGGAGGGCCGAGGGCCGCACCCGTTGAAAAGCGCGCCGTTATAGCCCCGAGCACGTCGGACCTGGTGACATGCAGAGGACGTGGTGCAGGACGAGGCGCCGTGTATGCGTGGCAGGATTGTCGTTGTTGGCAAGGTGCTGCACGCGCGCAAAGCGGCGCGGGAAAACCCACCCGGCATGGCAATCTGCCCGCGTCGAAAGCAGCCGGGACGGCACGCCCGCAACATGCGGGGTGCACCAATAAAAACGGGTGGCAGTGCGTGTGCGGCCTGCGGTCGGTTCAGGCTGGGGCAAAACGCCGTCAGAAGATGTTGCTGTCAAAGGTGACGATGGCGTTTCGCTTTGACTGAACGATCGACACGTCATCACAGCCCGATGCCGGACCGTGGCCACGCAGGTTGATCAGATCGCCCTGAGGCGCATCGAAGCCGGTCACGCTGTCGCGCCCGTCGCCGTCGCTGAACACGAATGTGTCTGCGCCCAGGCCGCCTGAGAGGATGTCATCGCCGGTCTGGCCGATCAGCCTGTCCTGCCCGCCATCCGCTTCGATCACATCATCGACGCATCCATAAAGGATTACGTCGTTGCCGCTCAGCCCGGGCAAGAATTTGGTGCCTTTATCGGCTGCAAAGGTGACGGCCATGGTGTCATTGAACGTCGCCGTGCCTTCCGAGATGTCGCAGGGTTCGACCATGACGCCATCTGCGCCGTCCTGACCGGGCAGGAACGTGTGACCGCCGGTTCTCTGTCGCCGGTGACGTCGAACTGTTGGAACAGAATGCTTCCCGGATCGTCGTTGAAGACGACGATCAAGGAGCCGTCCGAAAGCGTGACTGCGCGCGTTGCGCCCGCGGTGATGTCTGCACGGGGATTGACCTGCTTTTGCGGGGTGATGCCCTTGGGTTGTATGGGCGTTTCAAGTGACCTCTCATGGGTTTGAGCCGCAGAAGCGCGGCTTGCAAAGGGCGGCGAGGCCGTTTTGCTGGTGGCTGATGGCTGTTCAGAAACCTACTAAAATGCTGTTTTAGAGCCCGAAAAATCCGCGAAAACAGTTCGAGGTCAAACGGGGGGAAGCCGGGATTTAAGGATCGTGCGCGACACCGCGCCGGATGACACAGAGGGCCGGACTGTTGCGGTGCGGGTCCTGCGGCCGACGAGCGGTCGAGGGCCGGTCGGCTGTCGCAACCGTCTTGGGTGCAGATGCGCTGACGGTCTCTATGCCGATCCAAGGATCGCAGCCAGGGCACCCTGACTGTCATCGGTGTGATCTGGCGCAGGCCGCCAAACCCGACCATGCGCGGGGCGGTTTCCAGTTCCATATCCGGTGCTGCCTTCAGAACCGCGGCGAGGCTTTCTTCCATTTCAACGCGGGCGAGCATTTCGCCGATGCAGCGGTGCGGTCCAAGCCCGTAGACCAGATGGAGACGCGGATGATCGTCGCGCCGGATGTCGAATGTCTCGGGGTTTTCGTAAAGTGCGGGATCGCGCTTCGCGGACATCGTGCTGAGCCGCAAAAACGATCCGGCAGGCAGTGCAACGG from Tateyamaria omphalii encodes:
- a CDS encoding carbohydrate ABC transporter permease, with translation MSDRKLPRLLQTPAVVLLLIWMLIPLGMTLYFSFIRYVLNSLRRPEWTSPSLSNWRGFGNYQFVLNNKDFLFAIQNSLVIVCSILFLTVILGVLIAVLINKSFPGQGIVRVLLISPFFVMPAVNAVLWINMILDPVLGLQGLAVGGINGVITSLQNAPGVGWFFSLWPQLEPISFRATQTSAYAVIIMVTWQWTPFAVLIFMTSLQSEDQQQKEAAVLDGASTWSQFRFLTLPHLSRPIAIVVMIQAIFHLSLYAEIEIVSRGNGNKNLPYLIGEFANNNIGAASATGIFAVILANIVAIFLLRMIGKTLME
- a CDS encoding ABC transporter substrate-binding protein: MYLKNALRAATALSLVTATGALADGHAKSLTIAIVNNGHMINMQKVAEAYTEETGVQLEWVSLEEGVLREQVTSDTATGGGQYDIINIGMQEAPIWGAAGWIEPLEFGAEYDVDDILPAMRAGLSHEGTMYAAPFYGESSMVMYRKDLTDAAGVTIADNDSWDNVKAAAAAIHDPDNGVYGACLRGKPGWGDNMAFITTVVNSFGGAWFDADYKPTIDSDEWRAAINFYVDLLGNYGPPGSEGNSFNEILALYNEGKCGMWIDATIAASFLEVDGVAYAQSPNAGNPVGANWLWAWAMAVPAGTENAEEAKAFIEWATSKEYVQAVADHPEFGWAKVPTGQRASTYANADFQAVAGFASAELAAIESAAPEATDLKPYVGVQFAAIPEFPEVGSAVAQEMAAALSGAKSVDDAIAASQDAADAIMREAGYY
- a CDS encoding LacI family DNA-binding transcriptional regulator; translation: MGERKIRNMEEFASVSGISRPTVSKYFNDPTSVRASTRARIEAAIEQYDYRPNIYAMNQNRQLTKNIGIVVPYLTDPFFGEIARVIEQRCIEAGFSPSLFSSHGEAEQERDILDTLRSLKPAGVLLAPLGRTSDKSVVESFCRDVPTVLFDSNIEGMGEAFVGSDNYSFVSQTVEYLSRTGEPPSFFEMKHPANPNANKRRRAYLDMMERLGLEPHMLQIDGTGWAFEEIGRKGGHDILARKALTTDTILCSNDRLAIGLLSACYEAGYRVGRDAGHDLRIASHDDHPFSRYTCPALTTAAHDYANVSGHAVDTLFHLIESGGRFSTREETLFSARLIMRDSA
- a CDS encoding sugar ABC transporter substrate-binding protein — protein: MKKFVTVGALAMLMGGTAMAETIGVSVARFDDNGLTIMRNGMTDHVETLDGVELIMEDAQDDVARQLDQINNFIASGVDAIIVNAVDTNATQAMSQAAEAAGVPLVYVNRQPINMDTLPESQAFVASNEIESGTLKAFEICKNLRAAGKSGGATAYMLMGQLSNQAAVQRSKDVEDVLGMDMCNFITLIDSQTANWSRDQAQDLMTNWISSGEPFDAVFANNDEMAIGAIQAMKSAGISMDDVQVGGVDATPDALVSMQAGDMDVTVFQDLAGQGAGSIDTALKLAAGEDVDKTVFIPFKLVTPDNVSEFLN
- a CDS encoding ABC transporter permease; its protein translation is MADASQGTGGLTFDSKRRAWPNELNIFFALILIILAFEAAGQLLPYMNGQSFLFDTRDRFDSIFNEARLRIIILQVAIIGIIALGVTQVIISGGIDLSSGPLVGATAMIVMSFAQTELVNGGPNPKAVFGDWAFDLPVIVPLIVGLSFGAFIGAINGSLIAYTKIPPFIATLGMFLICRGIAQAWTRGQPVSFPTESYALIGKGMMPVYLFLALAILFHFILKYTVYGKHTYAIGSNEDAARMSGINVKRHKVLVYMIASMLAAFAAIVLSSKNLTAQSGMGIFYELYAIAMAVIGGVSLTGGRGSIIGTVLGAMVFGVIQSGFTYIKLDAFYQLMAMGAIIIGAVVLDKVRQERAAMRS
- a CDS encoding ATP-binding cassette domain-containing protein, encoding MSDDIVLETRGLTKHYGGVHALNDANFTLKKGEHVAIMGDNGAGKSTFVRQITGVEQRTRGDIMFYGEPVNFAGPLDAREAGIETVFQTLALADDLDVPDNLFLGREKTRFDWLGPFRLLDYKAMRQATMDGLEKTAVKIPNIRNTIRNMSGGQRQCVAIARTATFHSRLTIMDEPTAALGVQETAQVENIIRTLKDQGEPLILVSHNMRQVFDLVDRIVVFRRGRICANLAKEDTDGQDVVAYITGAKTQEGYEDAA
- a CDS encoding LacI family DNA-binding transcriptional regulator — translated: MAVTLKDVAERAGVSRSAVSRCFTPGASISGKTREKVEKAAAELGYSPNALASSLTTGRTKLVGVISNNFHNPIFLEVFDLVTRELQSRGLRPLLVNLSDETDPSNSVRLLQQYSVDAVIVASSTLPVSFAESFHEAGMRVVHSFGRLTDAPKINVLGIDNIEAGRIAARELIRRGYRRVGFLAGPLSATSTRDRHTGFAEELGRHPDVLLSVSYAAAYSFNAGRDEMARLLAMGPVEAYFCGDDVLSIGALSAIREAGLSVPGDVGILGLNNMEMAAWELIDLTTIHNPIDEIVRTSVDLVEAMLDGEETVAQSLSFDCHVVERGTLRPVSG